In Massilia violaceinigra, one DNA window encodes the following:
- a CDS encoding glycoside hydrolase family 19 protein, with protein sequence MAEPVVITLGQVEQLAPRALPVYRTAFSMEQHFLVHFGIAASALRVSHFMAQVLHETVALARAVENLRYSAQRLPKVWPQRFLPRGPLDPALYANDEVRLANAVYGGRLGNDLPGDGYLYRGRGLLQLTGKDSYAQATATLRTGYPSAPDFVADPDAVLSARWCLGAAAAIWVAKGCNEAADDDDVVEITRRINGGTAGLAERRRWLARTRAVWRG encoded by the coding sequence ATGGCCGAGCCCGTCGTTATCACGCTCGGCCAGGTCGAGCAGCTCGCCCCGCGCGCGCTCCCCGTCTACCGCACCGCCTTCAGCATGGAGCAACATTTCCTGGTTCATTTCGGCATCGCCGCGTCAGCATTGCGGGTAAGCCATTTCATGGCGCAGGTGCTGCATGAAACCGTCGCCCTCGCGCGTGCGGTGGAAAACCTGCGCTACAGCGCGCAGCGTTTGCCCAAGGTATGGCCGCAGCGTTTCTTGCCGCGTGGGCCGCTGGATCCGGCCTTGTACGCCAACGATGAAGTCCGGCTCGCCAACGCGGTGTACGGCGGCCGTTTGGGTAACGACCTTCCCGGCGACGGCTACCTGTACCGCGGTCGCGGATTGTTGCAGCTGACTGGAAAGGACAGCTATGCACAGGCGACGGCGACGTTGAGAACGGGCTATCCGTCGGCCCCGGATTTTGTTGCCGACCCCGACGCGGTGCTGTCGGCCCGCTGGTGCCTGGGCGCGGCGGCTGCCATCTGGGTCGCGAAAGGCTGCAACGAGGCGGCGGATGACGACGATGTCGTGGAGATAACGAGGCGCATCAACGGCGGCACGGCGGGACTGGCCGAGCGCCGCCGCTGGCTGGCGCGTACGCGGGCAGTGTGGCGGGGCTAA
- the dnaK gene encoding molecular chaperone DnaK, producing MSKIIGIDLGTTNSCVAVMEGGQARVIENAEGARTTPSVVAYQDHGEILVGAPARRQAVTNPQNTLFAVKRLIGRKFDEAEVQKDIHLMPFKIVRADNGDAWVEVRGKRLAPQQVSAEVLRKMKKTAEDYLGGPVGDAVITVPAYFNDAQRQATKDAGRIAGLEVRRIINEPTAAALAFGLDKAARGDRKVAVYDLGGGTFDISIIEIAELEGDKQFEVLSTNGDTFLGGEDFDQRVIDHIIAEFKKHSGIDLGRDPIALQRIKSAAERAKIELSSTQQTDINEPYIAMSSGAPAHLNLRLSRATLEALVDELIDRTIAPCRLALKDANLAREQIGDVILVGGMTRMPKVQEKVREFFGRDARKDVNPDEAVAVGAAIQGAVLSGERSDVLLMDVTPLSLGIETLGGVMTKMIPRNTTIPTKFSQVFSTADDNQPAVTVKVYQGEREIVAGNKLLGEFNLVGIAPAPRGMPQIEVSFDIDANGILHVSAVDKATGKANQVTIKANSGLSEAEIQKMVQDALAHADEDRRARELADARNRGDALVHATRKQLDEHGAGLDAPVRERIQAAIDRLDAALLTGSKDEIDTRIAAFSTAAQGIGEKLYQQQGDGAGQGQQGGAQAGSGQAGAGRGDDVVDADFREVGGS from the coding sequence ATGAGCAAGATCATCGGTATCGATCTCGGCACCACCAACTCCTGCGTCGCCGTGATGGAAGGCGGCCAGGCCCGGGTGATCGAGAACGCGGAGGGCGCGCGCACCACGCCCTCGGTGGTGGCCTACCAGGACCATGGCGAAATTCTGGTGGGGGCGCCGGCCAGGCGCCAGGCGGTGACCAATCCGCAAAATACGCTGTTCGCCGTCAAGCGCCTGATCGGGCGCAAGTTCGACGAGGCGGAAGTGCAGAAAGACATCCATCTGATGCCTTTCAAGATCGTGCGCGCCGATAATGGCGACGCCTGGGTCGAAGTGCGCGGCAAGCGCCTGGCGCCCCAGCAGGTGTCGGCCGAGGTGCTGCGCAAGATGAAAAAGACGGCCGAGGATTATCTGGGCGGGCCCGTCGGCGACGCCGTCATCACGGTGCCCGCCTATTTCAATGACGCCCAGCGCCAGGCCACGAAAGATGCCGGCCGCATCGCCGGCCTGGAAGTGCGCCGCATCATCAACGAACCGACCGCCGCCGCGCTCGCCTTCGGCCTCGACAAGGCCGCGCGCGGCGACCGCAAGGTGGCCGTGTACGACCTGGGCGGCGGCACCTTCGACATCTCCATCATCGAGATCGCCGAGCTGGAAGGCGACAAGCAGTTCGAGGTGCTGTCCACCAATGGCGACACCTTCCTCGGCGGCGAAGATTTCGACCAGCGCGTGATCGACCACATCATCGCCGAATTCAAGAAGCACAGCGGCATCGACCTGGGGCGCGACCCGATTGCATTGCAGCGCATTAAGAGCGCGGCCGAGCGCGCCAAGATCGAACTGTCCTCGACCCAGCAGACCGACATCAACGAGCCCTACATTGCCATGTCCAGCGGCGCCCCGGCCCACCTCAACCTGCGTCTGTCGCGTGCGACCCTGGAAGCCCTGGTCGACGAGCTGATCGACCGCACCATCGCGCCGTGCCGGCTTGCGCTCAAGGATGCCAACCTGGCCAGGGAGCAGATCGGCGACGTCATCCTGGTAGGCGGCATGACGCGCATGCCCAAGGTGCAGGAAAAGGTGCGCGAATTTTTCGGGCGCGACGCCCGCAAGGATGTCAATCCCGACGAGGCGGTGGCGGTAGGCGCGGCCATCCAGGGCGCGGTGCTCTCCGGCGAGCGCTCCGACGTGCTGCTGATGGACGTGACTCCGCTCTCGCTCGGCATTGAAACCCTGGGTGGGGTGATGACCAAAATGATCCCCCGCAACACCACCATTCCCACCAAATTCAGCCAGGTGTTCTCGACCGCCGACGACAACCAGCCGGCCGTGACGGTCAAGGTCTACCAGGGCGAACGCGAAATTGTCGCGGGCAACAAGTTGCTGGGCGAATTCAATCTGGTCGGCATTGCGCCGGCGCCGCGCGGCATGCCGCAGATCGAGGTCAGCTTCGATATCGACGCCAACGGCATCCTGCACGTCAGCGCGGTGGACAAGGCTACCGGCAAGGCCAACCAGGTCACCATCAAGGCCAATTCGGGGCTGAGCGAAGCCGAGATCCAGAAAATGGTGCAGGACGCGCTGGCCCACGCCGACGAAGACCGCCGCGCGCGCGAACTGGCCGACGCCCGCAACCGTGGCGATGCGCTGGTCCATGCAACCCGCAAGCAACTCGACGAGCATGGCGCGGGCCTGGACGCCCCGGTGCGCGAGCGCATCCAGGCAGCCATCGACCGCCTCGACGCCGCCTTGCTTACCGGCAGCAAGGACGAGATAGACACACGCATCGCAGCCTTCTCCACCGCGGCGCAGGGCATTGGCGAAAAACTGTACCAGCAGCAAGGCGACGGGGCGGGGCAGGGACAGCAGGGCGGTGCGCAGGCCGGTTCCGGGCAGGCGGGCGCGGGCCGGGGCGACGACGTGGTCGATGCCGATTTCCGGGAGGTGGGTGGGAGCTGA
- a CDS encoding polysaccharide biosynthesis protein — protein MNRTAKIALMVMVDLLALPACFLVAMLLRLGDTASALQYPAAYLLVPLLTVGAFSLSDLYRAVIRFIDQRMLAVTGFTLALATLSVYLIMVGINYDTFPRSALVIYWFIAFSYVLTSRMTVRNFLRKQMNDAPAADHAVAIYGAGEPGAQLALTMRTSNQYRPVCFFDDKRAFNERTIAGLRVFHTERLADAVRSLGVRSVIIALPSVSPQRLRDIMERLALAGVNTRILCRLLDLADGATPLQAVRDLKFEDLLGRKPVPPRTDLVDRCVRGKRVLVTGAGGSIGSELCRQIVTLAPAHLHLVDHSEFALYTIRQELLGRHPEMRISAHLGSVCSARLVERILQENTIDTIYHAAAYKHVPLVESNIVAGLRNNVLGSQVIAAAAAKFKVRTCVLISSDKAVRPTNIMGASKRIAELIFQAAATTHGTDTTFCMVRFGNVLGSSGSVIPLFQRQLAHGGPLTITHPDVSRYFMLIAEAAQLVIQAGAMAEGGDVFVLDMGEPVRIVDLARSMIMMSGLTEKTAQNPEGDIGLKFVGLFPGEKLYEELLTEGKVFPSDHPRIMRMKEHALDPGVLDTYITCLMLACNTHDRGMIESMVKAIVSEYTPQPHGAPVQRSPAAVAPPDKNRPALLRSFSPDRIE, from the coding sequence ATGAACCGGACTGCCAAAATCGCGCTGATGGTCATGGTCGATCTGCTCGCCCTGCCGGCGTGCTTTCTGGTGGCCATGCTGCTGCGGCTGGGCGACACCGCATCGGCGCTGCAGTACCCGGCCGCCTATCTGCTGGTGCCGCTGCTGACGGTCGGCGCATTTTCGCTGTCGGACCTGTACCGCGCCGTCATCCGCTTTATCGACCAGCGCATGCTGGCCGTGACCGGCTTCACCCTGGCGCTGGCGACGCTGTCGGTGTACCTGATCATGGTCGGCATCAACTACGACACGTTCCCGCGCAGTGCGCTGGTCATTTACTGGTTTATCGCGTTTTCCTACGTGCTCACCTCGCGCATGACGGTGCGCAATTTCCTGCGCAAGCAGATGAACGACGCGCCCGCGGCCGACCACGCGGTGGCCATCTACGGCGCCGGCGAGCCGGGCGCACAGCTGGCGCTGACAATGCGTACCAGCAATCAATACCGCCCCGTATGCTTTTTCGACGACAAGCGCGCATTCAACGAGCGCACCATCGCCGGCCTGCGCGTGTTCCATACGGAACGCCTGGCGGACGCGGTGCGCAGCCTGGGCGTGCGTTCGGTGATCATCGCCCTGCCCTCGGTATCGCCCCAGCGCCTGCGCGACATCATGGAGCGCCTGGCGCTGGCCGGCGTGAACACGCGCATCCTGTGCCGCCTGCTCGACCTGGCCGACGGCGCCACGCCCCTGCAAGCGGTGCGCGACCTCAAGTTCGAGGACTTGCTGGGCCGCAAACCGGTGCCGCCGCGCACCGACCTGGTCGACCGCTGCGTGCGCGGCAAGCGCGTGCTGGTGACCGGCGCCGGCGGCTCCATCGGAAGCGAGCTGTGCCGCCAGATCGTCACCCTGGCCCCGGCCCACCTGCATCTGGTCGACCATTCCGAATTCGCGCTGTACACCATCCGCCAGGAATTGCTGGGCCGGCATCCGGAGATGCGCATCAGCGCGCACCTGGGCTCGGTATGCAGCGCGCGCCTGGTCGAGCGCATCCTGCAGGAAAACACCATCGACACCATCTACCACGCCGCCGCCTACAAGCATGTACCCCTGGTCGAAAGCAACATCGTCGCCGGCCTGCGCAACAACGTGCTCGGTTCACAAGTGATCGCGGCCGCCGCCGCCAAGTTCAAGGTGCGCACCTGCGTGCTCATTTCCAGCGACAAGGCGGTGCGCCCGACCAACATCATGGGGGCGAGCAAGCGTATCGCCGAACTGATCTTCCAGGCGGCCGCCACCACCCACGGGACGGACACCACCTTTTGCATGGTGCGTTTTGGCAACGTTCTAGGCTCGTCGGGCTCGGTGATTCCCCTGTTCCAGCGCCAGTTGGCGCATGGCGGACCGCTGACGATTACCCATCCGGACGTGTCGCGCTATTTCATGCTGATCGCCGAGGCGGCGCAACTGGTGATCCAGGCCGGCGCCATGGCCGAGGGCGGCGACGTGTTCGTGCTCGATATGGGCGAGCCGGTCCGCATCGTCGATCTGGCGCGCAGCATGATCATGATGTCGGGACTGACCGAAAAGACGGCGCAGAACCCCGAAGGCGACATCGGCCTCAAGTTCGTGGGCCTGTTTCCCGGCGAAAAACTGTACGAGGAATTGCTTACGGAGGGAAAGGTTTTTCCCAGCGACCATCCGCGCATCATGCGCATGAAAGAACACGCGCTCGATCCCGGCGTGCTCGACACTTATATTACCTGCCTGATGCTGGCTTGTAATACCCACGATCGCGGCATGATCGAATCGATGGTCAAGGCAATTGTGTCCGAATATACGCCGCAGCCGCATGGCGCGCCAGTCCAGCGTTCACCGGCGGCGGTGGCCCCGCCCGATAAAAACCGGCCCGCACTATTACGCAGTTTCTCGCCCGACCGCATCGAATAA